Proteins from a single region of Dictyostelium discoideum AX4 chromosome 5 chromosome, whole genome shotgun sequence:
- the slc44a2 gene encoding solute carrier family 44 protein member 2, with translation MSSEDLQDHHEIGNEVIKKKGVYTKKKCQDCFFLILFLLFWAGMIVVAAFGVKNGKPDRIVKGTDQYGNICGVNNIEQGILNETQARDTTNEPYVYFIYYPDLIGINYRVICIEECPNSTYTDLNDPNQLICDYGTVPATNQISPNGTCMGKIKSKLIFNRCIPDVTNTSVVLNSIVDEIYQFVNNQLTSDLSVEILTDLTNSWRYLIYGALIAMGLGLTWIFLLRFFAGFITWLTVFAAYACLGLLTAQVYFQWQDSKDAYENTIPSQRLVMQEKNILALKVIFIILCVVCGIFALILLALFSRIRIAIRIIKECSRAIGIMPSIFFFPIFIFLLLCGFTVYWVYIGVYLATAGSPTYDDQYRFTGYEADSKLQKIQIYHFFGYLWTFAFILALNQTTIAGAISSWYWVQDKKDTPFFPVWSSFFRVIRYHLGSIALGSLILAIVQFIRWVLRFLEKKFKGKEAYLARFIVRCLNCIFGCFERFIKFLDKNAYIMVSIYGYSFCQGAKRGFQLVLTNILRVAAVNLVSSFLMFLGRVFITAATVGISLYLLKEHENLSFYIIPVILIGFIAFAISTGFMSVYDMSIDTMLLCFCEDCERNDGSPERPYYMSKSLRKFVDGKGRSKCC, from the exons ATGAGTTCAGAGGATTTACAGGATCACCATGAAATTGGAAATGAggtgattaaaaaaaaaggggtttacacaaaaaaaaaatgtcaagattgtttctttttaatattatttttattattttgggcTGGTATGATCGTTGTGGCAGCATTTGGTGTAAAAAATGGTAAACCTGATAG aattgttAAAGGTACAGATCAATATGGtaatatttgtggtgttAATAATATAGAACAAggtattttaaatgaaacacAAGCAAGAGATACAACTAATGAACCATatgtatattttatatattatccAGACTTGATTGGAATTAATTATAGAGTTATTTGTATTGAAGAATGTCCAAATTCTACATATACAGATTTGAATGatccaaatcaattaatttgtGATTATGGTACAGTTCCAGCAACCAATCAAATATCACCAAATGGAACATGTATGGGAAAAATTAAGAGtaaattaatattcaatCGTTGTATACCCGATGTAACCAATACATCAGTGGTATTGAATTCAATTGTCGATGAAATCTatcaatttgtaaataatcaaCTTACATCGGATCTCAGTGTAGAGATATTAACAGATTTAACTAATTCATGGcgttatttaatttatggCGCATTGATTGCAATGGGGTTGGGTTTGACAtggatatttttattaagatTTTTCGCAGGTTTCATTACATGGCTAACTGTATTCGCAGCATATGCATGTCTTGGTCTATTGACGGCTCAGGTGTATTTCCAATGGCAAGATTCAAAGGATGCCTATGAGAATACAATCCCATCACAACGTTTAGTTATGCAAGAGAAGAATATATTGGCATTAAAGGTGATTTTCATTATTCTTTGTGTGGTTTGTGGTATTTTCGCATTGATTCTATTGGCTTTGTTTAGTCGTATTCGTATTGCAATTCGTATCATTAAAGAGTGTAGTAGAGCCATTGGTATTATGCCatcaattttctttttcccaATTTTCATATTCCTTTTATTATGTGGTTTCACAGTTTATTGGGTTTACATTGGTGTTTATTTAGCTACGGCCGGTTCACCAACTTATGACGATCAATATAGATTCACAGGTTATGAAGCGGATTCAAAGTTACAGAAAATTCAAATCTATCATTTCTTTGGCTACCTTTGGACTTTTGCTTTCATCTTAGCATTGAATCAAACTACGATCGCTGGTGCAATCTCATCATGGTATTGGGTACAAGATAAAAAGGATACACCTTTCTTCCCAGTTTGGTCTTCATTTTTCAGGGTAATTCGTTATCATTTAGGTTCAATTGCATTGGGTTCTCTCATTTTGGCCATTGTACAATTCATTCGTTGGGTATTACGTTTCTTGGAGAAGAAATTCAAAGGAAAGGAAGCTTATTTGGCAAGATTCATCGTTAGATGtttaaattgtatttttGGTTGTTTTGAAAGATTCATAAAGTTTTTAGATAAAAATGCCTATATCATGGTTTCCATCTATGGTTACTCTTTTTGTCAAGGTGCAAAGAGAGGTTTCCAATTGGTTCTCACCAATATCCTTAGAGTGGCCGCTGTAAATTTAGTAAGTTCTTTCTTAATGTTTTTAGGTAGAGTTTTCATTACCGCCGCAACCGTTGGTATCTCACTTTATCTCTTAAAAGAGCATgaaaatttatctttttatatCATTCCTGTAATCTTAATTGGTTTCATCGCTTTTGCCATTTCAACTGGTTTCATGTCTGTTTATGATATGTCTATCGATACAATGTTGTTATGTTTCTGTGAAGATTGTGAAAGAAATGATGGTTCTCCAGAACGTCCATACTATATGAGTAAATCACTTAGAAAATTCGTTGATGGAAAAGGTCGTTCAAAATgttgttaa